In Natronomonas halophila, one DNA window encodes the following:
- a CDS encoding NAD-dependent epimerase/dehydratase family protein, whose translation MRILVTGGCGYIGSALVPRLLEDDRVGEVVVFDSLTSGSPRNLAGCLGNNLQFRRGDVRVYGDVESAMRGVDRVIHLAAITGADSTHDRRAETFAVNRDGTENVLTAVRKFDVENVVYASSCNNYGRAATTDIDEETEQNPLNPYAESKVESEELLAEAVDEYGVDATALRMSTNYGWAAGIRFNLVVNHFVFRALTDRPLTVYGDGSNWRPFIHVQDAARAYADAVLDPDSWPQFVYNVGSNEGNYRVSEIAEIVREELDRNLDITYLEDEHPGPSYHVNFDRLSETGFSPEWTLREGVRDLAKHLQQSNPEVLDA comes from the coding sequence TTGCGCATCCTCGTTACCGGCGGCTGTGGCTACATCGGCAGCGCGCTCGTCCCGCGACTCCTCGAGGATGACCGCGTCGGCGAAGTGGTCGTCTTCGACTCGCTGACGTCGGGGTCGCCCCGTAACCTCGCCGGCTGTCTCGGCAATAATCTGCAGTTCCGCCGTGGCGACGTCCGTGTCTACGGCGACGTCGAAAGCGCGATGCGTGGGGTCGACCGCGTCATCCACCTCGCTGCGATTACCGGCGCCGATTCCACACACGACCGCCGCGCGGAGACCTTCGCAGTCAACCGCGACGGCACCGAGAACGTCCTCACCGCCGTCCGGAAGTTCGACGTCGAGAACGTCGTCTACGCCTCTTCGTGTAACAACTACGGGCGGGCGGCCACGACCGATATCGATGAGGAGACCGAACAGAACCCGCTGAATCCCTACGCTGAGTCGAAGGTCGAATCCGAGGAATTGCTCGCGGAAGCAGTCGACGAGTACGGTGTCGACGCGACCGCCTTGCGGATGAGCACGAACTACGGATGGGCCGCGGGCATCCGGTTCAATCTCGTGGTCAACCACTTTGTCTTCCGCGCGCTGACCGATCGGCCGCTGACCGTCTACGGCGACGGCAGTAACTGGCGACCCTTCATCCATGTACAGGACGCCGCCCGCGCGTACGCCGACGCCGTCCTCGATCCCGACTCGTGGCCACAGTTCGTCTACAACGTCGGTTCGAACGAAGGGAACTATCGTGTCTCCGAAATCGCCGAAATCGTCCGCGAGGAACTCGACCGCAACCTCGATATCACGTATCTGGAGGACGAACACCCCGGTCCGTCCTACCACGTCAACTTCGACCGGCTCTCTGAGACCGGCTTTTCGCCGGAGTGGACGCTCCGTGAGGGCGTTCGTGACCTTGCGAAACACCTGCAGCAATCGAACCCGGAGGTACTCGACGCATGA
- a CDS encoding NAD-dependent epimerase/dehydratase family protein translates to MTSNDRTDSDTPTIAVTGAAGYIGSRVVYRLQETHPDWNLIALDNQYRGQVESIGDLDIEHVDIRNRSRLEATLEGADIVIHLAAVSGVDDCEENQDLAYEINVTGTNNVAWFCRKTGAALVFPFSMAVLGDPELFPITADLPRRPMNWYGRTKLLGEEAIETFAEGEFPAHLFLKSNLYGEHVVDGTTVSKPTVLNFFVDRVDAGEPLTVYEPGTQSRNFIHVKDVAEAYIDSAERLLDALAEGETGATAYEIAGDEDPSVMALAETVQSIAESEYGLDVEVKLVENPRGNETLVEDFTVDTSRAKEDLGWEPTHTVEASIRTLLERRE, encoded by the coding sequence ATGACATCTAATGACCGAACCGACTCCGACACGCCCACGATTGCAGTTACTGGCGCGGCCGGTTACATCGGTAGCCGTGTCGTATATCGCTTGCAGGAGACGCACCCCGACTGGAACCTTATTGCGCTGGATAACCAGTACCGCGGACAGGTCGAGTCCATCGGTGACCTCGATATCGAACACGTCGATATTCGCAACCGTAGCCGCCTCGAAGCGACGCTTGAAGGCGCGGACATCGTGATACACCTCGCCGCTGTCAGCGGCGTCGACGACTGCGAGGAGAACCAGGACCTCGCCTACGAGATAAACGTCACCGGCACGAACAACGTCGCGTGGTTCTGCCGGAAGACCGGTGCGGCGCTGGTCTTCCCGTTCAGTATGGCGGTTCTCGGCGACCCGGAATTGTTCCCCATTACCGCCGACCTGCCGCGACGGCCGATGAACTGGTACGGCCGGACGAAACTCCTCGGCGAGGAGGCTATCGAGACTTTCGCCGAAGGCGAGTTCCCGGCCCATCTCTTCCTCAAATCCAACCTCTACGGCGAACACGTCGTCGACGGAACGACCGTCTCGAAGCCGACTGTCTTGAACTTCTTCGTCGACCGGGTTGATGCTGGTGAACCGCTGACGGTCTACGAGCCCGGCACGCAATCGCGCAACTTCATCCACGTCAAGGACGTCGCCGAGGCCTACATCGACAGCGCCGAGCGACTTCTCGATGCGCTCGCGGAGGGTGAGACCGGCGCGACGGCCTACGAGATTGCTGGCGATGAGGACCCCTCCGTGATGGCGCTCGCCGAAACCGTCCAATCCATCGCCGAATCGGAGTACGGACTCGATGTCGAGGTGAAACTCGTCGAGAACCCGCGTGGAAACGAGACCCTCGTCGAGGATTTCACCGTCGACACGTCCCGGGCCAAGGAGGACCTCGGTTGGGAACCGACGCATACGGTCGAAGCATCTATCCGCACACTACTCGAACGCCGGGAGTAA
- a CDS encoding TrmB family transcriptional regulator encodes MDSNPDPTDLLEELDLKEYEATALAHLLRAGRTTAPDIAEATGIPKARIYGVLEALADYGFIEVIPGRPKQYQPKSPGEILERAKENRRQEFEDYCREVEGLRSEFLDVFGPLYEQADEDVSPTSELFHVVDVGDPSETETRRLYRIADDAVYVITNSFAYFDSVEPAVSNALDEGIDVSVLFLNPELLPDDNVPRQQEIVERLETDYPEIDFRFSEKVLPWRGTFIDPSMDYDSGLAIFLVEETDVPDYKRQAAITENGSFVAGMKRYFDLIWEYESFS; translated from the coding sequence ATGGACTCGAACCCAGATCCGACCGATTTGCTCGAAGAACTCGACCTCAAGGAATACGAGGCGACTGCACTGGCGCATCTGCTTCGTGCGGGCCGAACGACCGCACCTGATATCGCTGAGGCGACTGGTATCCCGAAGGCGCGCATCTATGGCGTCCTCGAAGCACTCGCGGATTACGGCTTCATCGAGGTGATTCCCGGCCGACCCAAGCAGTATCAGCCAAAATCCCCTGGGGAAATATTGGAGCGCGCGAAGGAAAACCGGCGGCAAGAATTCGAGGACTACTGTCGCGAGGTAGAGGGACTTCGTTCGGAATTCCTTGACGTGTTCGGGCCGCTGTACGAGCAAGCCGACGAGGATGTCTCGCCGACTTCTGAGTTGTTCCACGTTGTCGATGTCGGCGACCCAAGCGAGACCGAAACCCGGCGGCTGTATCGAATCGCTGACGATGCTGTTTACGTGATTACGAACAGTTTCGCCTACTTCGATTCGGTTGAGCCTGCGGTTTCGAACGCGCTTGATGAGGGTATCGACGTCTCGGTGCTATTCTTGAATCCCGAGTTGCTGCCCGACGATAACGTTCCACGACAGCAGGAAATAGTGGAGCGGCTGGAGACGGACTATCCGGAAATCGACTTCCGGTTCAGCGAGAAGGTCCTGCCGTGGCGTGGAACGTTCATTGACCCGAGTATGGACTACGACTCTGGACTGGCGATTTTCCTGGTTGAGGAAACGGATGTGCCCGACTACAAGCGCCAGGCTGCGATCACTGAGAACGGATCCTTTGTGGCCGGAATGAAGCGATACTTCGATTTAATCTGGGAGTACGAGAGCTTCTCGTGA
- a CDS encoding flippase yields the protein MSDDRNQAIRDIFKGAGVVYVGLVLELFISFLAQLLAARYLNTADFGSITAGVALLNLGAILGTMGLDEGLIRHLPRQSVVNRASLTRTAFLIAVPVSLTLGVLVAANASFIASNVLGDPTVTTSVRIFGATIPFASVLMLSIGGIRGQEVSRYRVYIENLLRPTLRFGLVVAAVIFGLGQAGFALAYAVPYAIGAAVAVVLLLRTFDVDIDAGSLSSDTTEFVRYSLPMTASRAANFVYRSSDIFLLLFFLNAGAVGTYGVAYAAGQLVGMFSAAFNFLGAPIASKIESSSGVDDMVTAHQPALRWLVILSFPAMAPLILFPESFIVSIYRPRYASGAGALVVLALTFAIDNVFNALGNLLRGLGKARPLALNSIITGLTNIGLNVVLIPRYGILGAALATFASYLLLDFLMMVELWYFTGDFPLSYSVVSPALIGVPLVGLAWVGRGLVPPSLPGLVAFGAVFATIYIVSIIVILGLEPEEVMLIRSAQARFGLRLGPLEWILDRFS from the coding sequence ATGAGTGACGACCGCAACCAGGCGATTCGAGATATCTTCAAGGGAGCCGGTGTCGTCTACGTCGGCCTCGTTCTGGAACTGTTCATCTCGTTTCTCGCACAGTTGCTCGCAGCTCGATACCTCAATACGGCAGATTTTGGAAGCATCACGGCCGGCGTTGCCCTTCTTAATCTCGGAGCGATTCTCGGAACGATGGGCCTTGACGAAGGGCTGATACGGCATCTCCCGCGGCAATCGGTTGTCAACCGGGCCTCGCTTACCCGAACCGCGTTTCTCATCGCCGTTCCAGTTTCTCTTACATTGGGTGTCCTCGTCGCCGCGAACGCGTCATTCATCGCCTCTAACGTACTCGGAGACCCGACAGTCACGACGAGCGTCCGCATCTTCGGCGCGACGATTCCGTTTGCCAGCGTGCTGATGTTGTCAATTGGCGGCATCAGAGGCCAAGAGGTCTCCCGCTACCGCGTCTACATCGAGAATCTCCTCCGGCCGACACTCCGTTTCGGGCTCGTCGTTGCTGCTGTTATTTTCGGCTTGGGACAGGCCGGGTTTGCGCTTGCCTATGCGGTCCCCTACGCTATTGGAGCCGCTGTCGCCGTCGTGTTGCTGCTCCGGACTTTCGATGTCGATATCGATGCGGGTTCGTTGTCGAGCGATACTACGGAATTCGTCCGATACTCGCTGCCGATGACGGCTTCTCGTGCTGCTAATTTTGTATATAGAAGCTCTGATATTTTCTTATTATTGTTCTTCCTAAATGCAGGTGCTGTCGGGACGTATGGGGTCGCGTATGCAGCGGGACAACTCGTCGGGATGTTCTCAGCCGCCTTCAATTTCCTCGGTGCCCCAATCGCGAGCAAAATCGAGTCCTCTTCAGGAGTTGATGACATGGTTACTGCCCACCAACCTGCACTTCGATGGCTTGTTATTCTCTCCTTTCCTGCGATGGCGCCACTGATTCTATTCCCGGAATCATTTATTGTCAGTATATACCGACCTCGATATGCATCAGGTGCTGGAGCGCTCGTCGTACTAGCGCTCACATTCGCGATCGATAACGTGTTCAACGCACTCGGAAATCTCCTTCGGGGACTCGGCAAGGCACGACCTCTCGCTCTCAACAGCATCATTACTGGTTTGACAAATATTGGTCTCAACGTCGTCTTGATCCCTCGATATGGAATCCTCGGTGCTGCCCTCGCCACCTTCGCGTCGTATCTTTTGTTAGATTTCTTGATGATGGTTGAGTTATGGTATTTCACCGGTGATTTTCCGTTGTCGTATTCCGTCGTTTCTCCTGCATTAATCGGTGTTCCTCTCGTCGGCCTTGCGTGGGTTGGCCGTGGTCTCGTTCCGCCCTCGCTTCCCGGACTCGTCGCCTTCGGTGCGGTGTTTGCGACGATTTACATAGTTTCAATAATCGTCATACTGGGTCTCGAACCTGAGGAAGTGATGTTGATTCGCTCTGCCCAAGCACGGTTTGGCCTCCGACTCGGACCGCTAGAATGGATTCTTGACCGGTTTTCATGA
- a CDS encoding sulfatase — translation MPPNVLLVVLDTVRARNTSIHGYHNRTTPFLEDFAENATLYQHARAPAARSLDSHASIFTGLHIEEHEITKTGDKIEPGNTIWETLSERGYATGVFSENNWITDIDTGLKDAFDHIEGPRNVPFPDAADPTTFVAEEGQGEYQKFLRHAFESGQPIQSVLNGLAIKLQSDYPDILPKESVGTHGSTYTDLFLEWSADQDEPWAACVNYMDAHHPYEPDEEFDDWGDDTLRGLQNDIEDVKWEFNGGQRPWWQRSSLEALYDGCIRQLDAELERLVESLRERGGLDDTLLVVTSDHGEGFGDPSRIRPDTQIASHSVAIHESLLHVPLVVKHPGQTNGRVVSQPVSLTDFPTAVESTIEGQTDREAFVTEGPVIATAHGLDGPVQERASKYVTDLTPFTSTARTVYEGSGNDVRKYITWRDEKRTIRIRDAQTAWVESNDEEGKVASAFSDIETAGVKRGGKTADELDEQSVQQLEDLGYM, via the coding sequence ATGCCGCCGAACGTTCTGCTCGTCGTTCTTGATACCGTCCGAGCGCGGAACACGAGTATACACGGATACCACAACCGTACCACGCCGTTTTTGGAGGATTTCGCCGAGAACGCAACCCTATATCAACACGCCCGCGCGCCTGCGGCACGGAGTCTCGACAGCCACGCGAGTATCTTTACTGGCCTTCACATCGAAGAACATGAGATTACCAAAACGGGGGACAAAATCGAACCCGGAAACACGATATGGGAAACGCTCAGTGAACGAGGTTACGCGACCGGTGTTTTCTCCGAGAACAATTGGATTACGGATATTGATACGGGCCTCAAGGACGCGTTCGACCACATTGAAGGACCACGGAACGTCCCATTCCCCGACGCCGCCGATCCGACGACCTTCGTCGCTGAGGAGGGACAGGGTGAATATCAGAAGTTCCTGCGACATGCCTTCGAATCCGGCCAACCAATTCAGTCGGTATTGAACGGTCTCGCAATCAAGCTCCAGTCCGATTATCCGGATATCCTTCCGAAGGAGTCAGTGGGAACCCATGGGTCGACGTATACGGACCTGTTTCTCGAGTGGTCCGCAGACCAAGATGAACCCTGGGCCGCCTGTGTGAACTACATGGACGCTCACCACCCATACGAACCCGACGAGGAGTTCGACGACTGGGGAGACGACACACTCCGGGGACTGCAGAACGACATCGAGGACGTGAAATGGGAATTCAACGGCGGACAGCGTCCATGGTGGCAGCGGAGTTCGCTCGAAGCGCTCTACGACGGTTGCATTCGGCAGTTAGACGCTGAACTGGAACGACTCGTTGAGTCTCTGAGAGAGCGCGGTGGACTCGACGATACGCTCCTTGTGGTCACATCAGATCACGGTGAGGGGTTCGGCGACCCGTCCCGTATCCGTCCAGACACCCAAATCGCCTCCCATAGCGTCGCCATTCACGAATCTCTCCTCCATGTGCCGCTCGTCGTGAAGCACCCAGGTCAGACCAACGGCCGAGTCGTCTCCCAGCCCGTTTCACTGACGGACTTCCCGACAGCAGTCGAATCGACGATTGAGGGGCAGACGGACCGAGAAGCGTTCGTTACAGAAGGCCCCGTCATCGCCACAGCACATGGTCTCGATGGTCCGGTTCAAGAACGAGCGAGCAAATACGTCACCGATCTGACTCCGTTCACCTCGACGGCACGAACCGTCTACGAGGGAAGCGGGAACGACGTCCGGAAATACATCACGTGGCGCGACGAGAAGCGCACGATTAGAATACGGGACGCACAGACTGCGTGGGTTGAATCCAACGACGAGGAGGGAAAAGTCGCTTCCGCGTTTTCGGACATCGAGACCGCTGGGGTAAAACGAGGGGGCAAAACGGCCGACGAACTCGATGAGCAATCAGTCCAGCAGCTGGAAGACCTCGGATACATGTAG
- the aglG gene encoding glucosyl-dolichyl phosphate glucuronosyltransferase — MKVSVVLCVYSMERYDDFREAAESVLTQTYADVELVVVVDGTEAVYERVRDDYGENNRVATHCNDENMGLLESRNMGAELADGEVVAFIDDDAVADERWIEELVQGYEEQDALAVGGKMTPRWVAGKPDFLPEEFYWLVGVTHRGFADGPGYVRNTFGSNLSFRRDVFLDLGGFDTDIGGRKGDKNLQGGETELCARLADEYGEQVWYNPNAEVEHKVFDYRTDAMWLLNRAFWQGYSKRAMEVLLPETSGEESEFLKRLLVDFTPNRIKKLLTSPSLSQGKQLLFLWLFTACVGFGYLYGFTVYSA, encoded by the coding sequence ATGAAAGTCTCGGTCGTCCTCTGTGTCTATTCTATGGAGCGATACGACGACTTCCGAGAAGCCGCTGAAAGCGTGCTCACACAGACCTACGCCGACGTCGAACTTGTCGTCGTCGTCGACGGCACGGAAGCTGTCTACGAACGGGTTCGTGACGACTACGGAGAGAATAATCGGGTAGCCACCCATTGTAACGACGAGAACATGGGACTGCTGGAGAGCCGGAACATGGGAGCAGAACTCGCCGATGGTGAGGTTGTCGCCTTTATCGATGATGACGCCGTCGCCGACGAACGATGGATCGAAGAACTCGTCCAGGGCTACGAGGAGCAGGATGCCCTCGCTGTTGGTGGAAAGATGACACCGAGATGGGTCGCTGGAAAGCCCGATTTCCTTCCCGAGGAGTTCTACTGGCTTGTCGGCGTCACCCATCGCGGATTCGCTGATGGTCCGGGCTACGTACGCAATACCTTCGGTTCGAACCTCTCGTTCCGTCGAGACGTGTTCCTTGACCTCGGAGGATTCGACACCGACATTGGTGGGAGGAAAGGCGATAAGAACCTGCAGGGCGGCGAGACCGAACTCTGTGCCCGACTTGCGGACGAATACGGTGAACAGGTTTGGTACAACCCCAACGCCGAAGTCGAACACAAGGTATTCGACTATCGGACCGACGCAATGTGGCTACTAAACCGCGCGTTCTGGCAAGGGTATTCCAAGCGAGCGATGGAAGTATTACTCCCAGAAACGAGCGGTGAAGAAAGCGAATTCTTGAAGCGTTTGCTAGTAGATTTTACCCCCAATCGAATCAAAAAACTCCTCACCAGCCCCTCGCTTAGCCAGGGAAAACAACTCCTGTTCCTGTGGCTGTTTACTGCATGTGTCGGATTCGGGTATCTCTACGGATTCACCGTCTATTCCGCGTAA
- the aglF gene encoding UTP--glucose-1-phosphate uridylyltransferase AglF, translated as MQAVVLAAGEGTRLRPLTEDKPKALVEVDGRPILSHCFDRLIELDADELLVVVGYKKERIIDYYGDEYEGVPITYTHQREPKGLAHALLTVEEQVDDDFMLILGDNIFEANLADVVNRQREDRADAAFLVEEVPWEEASRYGVCDTNDYGEITEVIEKPDDPPTNLVMTGFYTFTPAIFHACHLVQPSDRGEYELSDAIDLLIQSGRTIDAIRMDGWRIDVGYPEDREEAERRLQEGYEVDDEAEEASAASE; from the coding sequence ATGCAAGCTGTCGTACTCGCCGCCGGCGAGGGAACGCGTCTCCGGCCTCTCACCGAAGATAAACCAAAGGCACTGGTCGAAGTCGACGGCCGGCCCATCCTGAGTCACTGTTTCGACCGACTCATCGAACTTGACGCGGACGAATTGCTCGTCGTCGTCGGTTACAAGAAAGAACGCATCATCGATTACTACGGCGACGAATATGAGGGCGTTCCGATTACGTATACCCACCAGCGGGAACCGAAGGGACTCGCCCACGCGCTCCTGACCGTCGAAGAGCAGGTTGATGACGACTTCATGCTCATCCTCGGGGACAACATCTTCGAGGCGAACCTCGCGGACGTGGTCAACCGTCAACGTGAGGACCGTGCCGATGCGGCCTTCCTCGTTGAAGAGGTGCCGTGGGAGGAAGCCTCCCGTTACGGCGTCTGTGACACGAACGACTACGGCGAGATAACAGAGGTCATCGAGAAACCTGACGACCCGCCGACGAACCTCGTGATGACCGGCTTCTACACGTTCACACCGGCCATCTTTCACGCCTGCCATCTCGTCCAGCCCTCCGACCGCGGCGAGTACGAGCTCTCGGATGCCATCGACCTCCTGATTCAGTCCGGTCGGACTATCGACGCCATCCGGATGGACGGCTGGCGTATCGACGTCGGCTATCCAGAGGACCGTGAGGAGGCCGAACGCCGCCTGCAGGAAGGCTATGAGGTAGATGACGAAGCCGAGGAAGCAAGCGCGGCTTCCGAATAG
- a CDS encoding GDP-mannose 4,6-dehydratase has protein sequence MHVLVTGGAGFIGGHLAEAFLEDGHDVTVIDAMDPFYDLGIKEYTLDVHREVADREGVDYDFVEGDIRNEELVNELVDEVDYVYHQAAKAGVRPSVEAPREYDEVNVDGTLNLLDAARNTDLERFVMASSSSVYGGREEYVPFSETDPTMPVSPYGASKLAAERYACAYNEVYDVSAVALRYFTVYGPRMRPNMAISNFVSRCLNDKPPVVYGDGTQTRDFTYIADIIEANRTLLDSDAADGEAVNIGSTDNIEIRTLAKEIRDQLAPELEIEYAERYDADAEHTLADTSKAEQLLDYDPDHTIREGVEKFIEWYRQNREWYEPLVMAS, from the coding sequence ATGCACGTACTCGTCACCGGCGGCGCCGGTTTCATCGGTGGCCATCTCGCGGAGGCCTTCCTCGAGGATGGCCACGATGTGACCGTTATCGACGCGATGGATCCCTTCTACGATCTGGGCATCAAAGAGTACACGCTGGATGTCCACCGCGAGGTGGCCGACCGTGAGGGCGTCGACTACGACTTCGTCGAGGGGGATATTCGTAACGAGGAGTTGGTCAACGAACTCGTTGACGAGGTCGATTACGTCTACCATCAGGCCGCCAAAGCCGGTGTCCGGCCGAGCGTCGAAGCCCCGCGGGAGTACGATGAGGTGAACGTCGACGGGACGCTCAACCTTCTGGACGCGGCCCGAAACACGGACCTCGAACGGTTCGTCATGGCCTCCTCGTCGTCGGTGTACGGCGGCCGCGAGGAGTACGTCCCCTTTTCGGAGACTGACCCAACGATGCCCGTCTCGCCGTACGGTGCCTCGAAACTCGCCGCCGAGCGCTACGCGTGTGCGTACAACGAGGTCTACGACGTGTCTGCGGTCGCCCTGCGGTACTTCACCGTCTACGGCCCACGGATGCGTCCGAATATGGCTATCTCGAATTTCGTCTCACGATGCCTGAACGACAAGCCACCCGTAGTCTACGGCGACGGCACCCAGACGCGTGATTTCACATATATCGCGGATATTATTGAGGCCAACCGGACGCTGCTGGACAGCGACGCCGCCGATGGAGAGGCCGTCAACATCGGGTCGACGGACAACATCGAGATTCGGACGTTGGCGAAGGAAATCCGCGACCAGCTCGCGCCCGAGTTGGAGATCGAATACGCCGAACGGTACGACGCCGACGCTGAACACACGCTTGCGGATACGTCGAAGGCCGAGCAGTTACTTGACTACGACCCAGACCACACCATCCGTGAAGGCGTCGAGAAGTTCATCGAGTGGTACCGACAGAACCGCGAGTGGTACGAGCCGCTCGTGATGGCATCGTAG
- a CDS encoding MFS transporter, with amino-acid sequence MDENDRSIVGFVMAGHAMVHIYELSIPILMTVWLLEFSTTSAVLGGAVAVGYGLFGVGALPGGLLVDRFGSRRLISLCLAGMGLSFLVLSIAPNVVGITVAIAIWGAAASVYHPAGLTLISNGVRERGRGFAYHGMAGNVGIAAGPLVTALLLLVFEWELVVAILAVPALIAAVVGLSIEFDPTAAVEMADGGERQPPSSPAEFLAETRQLFTVGFALVFVIVAFNGLYYRGVVTFLPELLGEFLTVTIGDTRLGLFAPDSPLAEEFDLAQYLYAGLLMVGIGGQYLGGRLTERIEPDRGMLLMLGLLTTLALLFVPAAETGLWGLLAVSFLVGFALFAMQPLSQATIAKYSLAGSRGLSFGYTYLAIFGVGALGAAIIGAVRTYGSTSILFVVLGGFSLTAGLLALLLVRTR; translated from the coding sequence GTGGACGAGAACGACCGTTCGATCGTCGGATTCGTGATGGCCGGCCACGCGATGGTCCACATCTACGAGCTGTCAATACCCATCCTGATGACGGTGTGGCTCCTGGAGTTCTCGACGACGTCGGCCGTCCTGGGCGGGGCCGTCGCGGTCGGCTACGGGCTCTTCGGCGTCGGCGCGCTGCCCGGTGGCCTGCTGGTCGACCGCTTCGGCTCGCGGCGACTCATCAGCCTCTGTCTCGCCGGGATGGGGCTATCGTTTCTAGTATTGAGTATCGCACCGAACGTCGTCGGTATCACAGTGGCTATCGCCATCTGGGGCGCTGCAGCCAGCGTCTATCACCCCGCTGGCCTCACGCTCATCAGCAACGGCGTCCGGGAACGCGGGCGCGGCTTCGCCTACCACGGGATGGCCGGCAACGTCGGTATCGCGGCTGGCCCACTCGTGACCGCGCTGCTCTTGCTCGTCTTCGAGTGGGAACTCGTTGTCGCGATTCTCGCGGTGCCGGCGCTAATCGCCGCGGTCGTGGGGCTTTCTATCGAGTTCGACCCGACGGCAGCCGTCGAGATGGCCGACGGTGGCGAGCGACAACCCCCGTCGTCACCCGCCGAATTCCTCGCAGAGACCCGACAGCTGTTCACGGTCGGCTTCGCGCTCGTCTTCGTCATCGTCGCGTTCAACGGCCTCTACTACCGCGGCGTCGTCACGTTCCTGCCCGAACTGCTCGGCGAGTTCCTCACGGTGACCATCGGCGACACCCGCCTCGGCCTGTTCGCCCCCGATAGCCCGCTTGCCGAGGAGTTCGACCTCGCGCAGTACCTGTACGCCGGCCTGCTGATGGTCGGCATCGGCGGGCAGTATCTGGGCGGCCGCCTCACCGAACGCATCGAACCCGACCGCGGGATGTTGCTGATGCTCGGGTTACTCACCACGCTCGCCCTGTTGTTCGTCCCGGCTGCCGAGACGGGCCTGTGGGGGCTGTTGGCGGTGAGTTTCCTGGTCGGATTCGCGCTGTTCGCGATGCAGCCGCTCTCGCAGGCGACCATCGCGAAGTACTCGCTCGCTGGGTCGCGAGGCCTCTCGTTCGGGTATACGTATCTCGCCATCTTCGGCGTCGGCGCCCTCGGCGCCGCGATTATCGGGGCCGTCCGAACCTACGGCTCAACGTCGATACTGTTCGTTGTGTTAGGCGGGTTCTCGCTGACGGCCGGCCTCCTGGCGCTCCTTCTGGTTCGAACCCGATAG